One segment of Carya illinoinensis cultivar Pawnee chromosome 13, C.illinoinensisPawnee_v1, whole genome shotgun sequence DNA contains the following:
- the LOC122291596 gene encoding RING-H2 finger protein ATL70-like: protein MDNSDGVVSGDGISGFTYGVIFSVVAFLLISVIAFACNRMRYAGHHDWPPSRRSSSVLRTVTEPSSIRIEQGLDESTLSSYPKLLYSQAKKGYSAGSARCCSICLVDYKDADMLRLLPDCSHLFHLNCIDPWMRLRSTCPMCRKTPVPAPKTADLIAATQES from the coding sequence ATGGATAACAGTGATGGTGTAGTTTCTGGGGACGGCATCAGTGGCTTTACGTATGGAGTCATATTCTCCGTTGTTGCCTTTCTACTGATCTCGGTCATCGCTTTTGCCTGCAATCGCATGCGCTACGCCGGCCACCATGACTGGCCGCCATCTCGCAGGAGCAGCAGTGTTCTTAGAACAGTAACAGAACCGAGTTCGATAAGAATTGAGCAAGGTCTGGATGAATCCACTCTCAGCAGCTACCCAAAGCTCCTATACTCTCAGGCAAAGAAGGGTTACTCCGCAGGTTCAGCTCGCTGCTGCTCCATATGCTTGGTTGATTATAAAGACGCAGACATGCTCCGGCTGTTGCCTGACTGCTCTCATCTCTTCCATCTCAACTGCATCGACCCCTGGATGAGGCTGCGCTCGACATGTCCGATGTGTCGGAAGACACCAGTTCCAGCTCCAAAGACAGCCGATCTTATCGCAGCGACACAAGAAAGTTAG
- the LOC122292195 gene encoding cucumber peeling cupredoxin-like: MVAALACWWVQFFCLTSGCSPAAGCPSACSATSVRYYQVGSVWSIPPSPSYYANWSSSNFFRTVDFLSFNFQTGENDVIHVSRHEYESCTACNPFKVMNFGPANFPLTEQGVFYFISNFSNYCALGLKVSVKVHGCSSINGSQYAPSPSPSSLPAPPSPSPSRPAPPRARDGSNKPPVPSPAPSPNYGYPPEVGASSTDHDKSMATLERGRFGVGSFGILFRLAFEICLAGFVILG, translated from the exons ATGGTGGCGGCATTGGCATGTTGGTGGGTTCAGTTCTTTTGTTTGACTTCGGGTTGCTCCCCTGCAGCTGGTTGCCCATCAGCATGCAGCGCAACTAGCGTGCGATATTACCAAGTTGGCTCTGTCTGGTCCATTCCACCATCCCCAAGTTATTACGCCAACTGGTCCTCCTCCAATTTCTTCCGCACCGTAGACTTTCTCA GTTTTAATTTCCAAACGGGAGAAAACGATGTGATTCATGTGTCAAGACACGAGTACGAGAGTTGTACAGCCTGCAACCCCTTTAAGGTCATGAACTTTGGTCCGGCAAACTTTCCACTCACCGAGCAAGGTGTCTTCTATTTTATCAGCAACTTCTCGAACTACTGCGCGCTTGGGCTGAAGGTTTCGGTCAAGGTGCACGGGTGCTCCTCCATTAACGGATCTCAGTATGCTCCATCACCATCACCTTCTTCGCTTCCTGCTCCTCCATCTCCATCGCCTTCACGGCCAGCTCCTCCACGTGCGAGGGATGGATCTAACAAGCCTCCAGTTCCAAGCCCGGCGCCATCGCCTAATTATGGCTATCCTCCAGAAGTTGGTGCTTCTAGTACTGATCATGACAAGTCTATGGCAACATTGGAGCGTGGAAGGTTCGGCGTGGGTTCTTTTGGAATTCTCTTTCGCTTggcttttgaaatttgtttggcGGGATTTGTCATTCTTGGATGA
- the LOC122290755 gene encoding agamous-like MADS-box protein AGL61 → MVIQKKMSEGKKTRGRQRIEIKELADESKKQVTFSKRRAGLFKKAGELCVLCGAEVAIIVFSPHNNVFCFGHPDVETVLDRYLTGNHASFSHSSSLHDQNLSNVNVPAAEFMNIQYAEAQEELETEKKRLAEIEEEVKRRKMENNGEYLWWEEPLDENMGLEEMEHYMSALQEMRWRVGSRLEEIRMMRSATASISTDACAWDWGTMLV, encoded by the coding sequence ATGGTTATACAGAAGAAGATGAGCGAAGGCAAGAAAACCAGAGGCCGACAAAGGATAGAAATCAAGGAACTGGCGGATGAAAGCAAAAAACAGGTAACTTTCTCGAAGCGCCGTGCCGGCCTCTTCAAGAAAGCCGGCGAGCTATGTGTCTTATGTGGCGCGGAAGTGGCCATCATCGTGTTCTCTCCGCATAATAACGTGTTCTGCTTCGGCCACCCAGATGTTGAAACTGTCCTCGATCGCTATCTCACTGGAAATCATGCATCCTTCTCGCACAGTTCGTCTCTGCATGATCAGAACCTTAGTAACGTTAATGTGCCAGCAGCGGAGTTCATGAACATACAATATGCGGAGGCGCAGGAGGAGTTGGAAACGGAGAAGAAGAGACTAGCGGAGATAGAGGAGGAGGtgaagaggaggaagatggAGAACAATGGCGAGTACTTGTGGTGGGAGGAGCCGCTGGATGAGAATATGGGGTTGGAAGAGATGGAGCACTACATGAGTGCTTTGCAAGAGATGCGATGGAGAGTGGGGAGCAGGCTTGAAGAAATTAGGATGATGAGATCTGCTACTGCTAGCATCAGTACTGATGCTTGCGCCTGGGATTGGGGAACCATGTTGGTTTGA
- the LOC122291402 gene encoding uncharacterized protein At3g28850-like — translation MKGIVKGKLLEKLKSIRPIGYLKPDRILQVTALSEEHAEPIRINQYLKVQTELVCNEVEPKKAIQSGVIAQEPDIIDVAELMRDLEEDFDEDLDNKENIVRPMEAEDPVSFHKKENLLRSEPEFRTNRVLEPSELEIDICRQTPLSEIDISSFRRPDLNSSSLFDPNLLVAFEEAMKEHIRISESERIARIEQESLERKDEEEEKEEEEEPPLKARRVEEDDPLLGFEEKCPQGGTDSVIFYTTTLRGVRKTFEQCQSIRFLLESFRVLFYERDVSMHMEFKEEMWRLLDGKPLPPRLFIRGRYIGGAEEVLTLHEQGKFRPLFQGVPMDNSNGACEGCAGVRFVLCFNCNGSHRVVDDDGQSNKCDVCNENGLIICPFCC, via the coding sequence ATGAAGGGAATTGTCAAGGGAAAGCTGTTAGAGAAGCTCAAGTCGATTCGACCTATTGGGTATCTAAAACCTGATCGAATTCTTCAAGTAACTGCATTATCAGAAGAGCATGCTGAACCTATTCGGATTAATCAGTATCTCAAAGTTCAGACAGAGTTGGTCTGCAATGAAGTGGAGCCGAAGAAGGCAATACAGAGCGGCGTGATAGCGCAAGAGCCTGACATTATCGATGTGGCAGAGCTTATGAGAGACCTTGAAGAGGATTTTGACGAGGATTTGGACAACAAAGAGAACATTGTGCGGCCAATGGAAGCAGAAGACCCGGTTTCTTTCCATAAAAAAGAGAACTTGCTGAGATCGGAGCCCGAATTCCGGACGAACAGAGTTTTGGAACCGTCGGAATTGGAAATTGATATATGCCGACAAACCCCTTTATCGGAGATTGACATCTCGTCTTTCCGGCGGCCGGACTTGAACTCCAGCAGCCTCTTCGACCCGAACCTACTTGTCGCCTTTGAGGAAGCAATGAAAGAGCATATTCGAATTAGTGAATCAGAGAGAATAGCCAGAATCGAGCAAGAGAGCcttgaaagaaaagatgaagaagaagaaaaagaagaagaagaggagccCCCATTGAAAGCACGTCGCGTGGAGGAAGACGACCCGCTTTTAGGCTTCGAAGAGAAGTGCCCGCAGGGGGGTACAGACTCGGTAATCTTCTACACGACGACGCTCCGAGGGGTAAGAAAGACGTTCGAACAATGCCAAAGCATTCGCTTTCTTTTGGAGAGCTTTCGGGTACTATTCTACGAGCGAGACGTGTCGATGCATATGGAATTCAAGGAAGAGATGTGGAGGCTTTTGGACGGCAAACCACTTCCTCCGAGGCTTTTCATAAGGGGGAGATATATCGGCGGAGCCGAAGAGGTTTTGACGTTGCACGAGCAAGGGAAGTTTCGGCCGCTTTTTCAAGGGGTCCCGATGGATAACTCCAATGGTGCGTGTGAAGGGTGCGCCGGAGTCCGGTTCGTGCTCTGCTTCAACTGCAATGGCAGCCACAGAGTCGTTGACGACGATGGACAGTCAAATAAGTGCGATGTGTGTAATGAGAATGGCTTAATTATATGCCCCTTCTGCTGCTGA
- the LOC122291403 gene encoding zinc finger protein GIS2-like has protein sequence MSSGSRSRSRSRSRSRSPLDRKIRSDRFSYRDAPYRRDSRRGFSRDNLCKNCKRPGHFARECPNVAICHNCGLPGHIASECTIKSLCWNCREPGHMASNCPNEGICHTCGKAGHRARECTAPALPPGDLRLCNNCYKQGHIAADCTNEKACNNCRKTGHLARDCPNDPICNLCNVAGHVARQCPKSNVIGERSGGVRGGGYRDIVCRNCQQLGHMSRDCMGPLMICHNCGGRGHLAYECPSGRFMDRYPRRY, from the exons ATGAGCTCAGGCAGCCGGAGCAGAAGCAGAAGCAGGAGCAGGAGCAGGAGCCCATTGGATCGTAAGATCCGTTCTGATCGCTTTTCCTATCGTGATGCACCTTACAGGAGAGATTCACGTCGGGGTTTCAG CCGCGACAATCTGTGTAAGAATTGCAAACGTCCAGGTCACTTTGCTAGAGAATGCCCTAATGTGGCAATTTGTCACAATTGTGGCCTGCCTGG GCATATTGCTTCAGAATGCACCATAAAGTCGCTATGTTGGAACTGCCGAGAACCTGGCCACATGGCTAGCAATTGTCCAAATGAGGGCATCTGCCACACCTGTGGTAAGGCTGGACATCGTGCTAGAGAGTGCACGGCTCCTGCACTACCCCCTGGGGACTTGAGGCTTTGCAACAACTGTTATAAGCAGGGTCATATTGCAGCTGACTGTACAAATGAGAAGGCATGCAACAATTGTAGGAAGACAGGTCACCTGGCACGCGATTGCCCAAATGATCCCATCTGCAACTTGTGCAATGTAGCAGGGCATGTGGCTAGACAGTGCCCGAAATCCAATGTTATTGGCGAGCGGAGTGGTGGTGTTCGCGGCGGTGGTTACCGTGACATTGTATGCAGGAATTGCCAGCAGCTGGGTCATATGAGCAGGGATTGCATGGGCCCCTTGATGATCTGTCACAACTGTGGTGGACGTGGACATCTGGCATATGAGTGCCCTTCTGGCAGGTTTATGGATCGCTATCCCAGGAGATACTGA
- the LOC122291400 gene encoding uncharacterized protein LOC122291400: protein MVVKLIRWPSRPPLPSRKFEAIIFIHRIEGLCSAQSEGEKALVCEIKWKGQKGALSSLRRSVKRNFTKEVGVGDDGVVEWNEGFRSLCSFSSHKEGVFVPWEVSFSVLNGMKEGSRNKIPVVGTASLNLAEHAFAADRREIQINVSVKVPGCATETSPSLCLSISLLEWIPALEPSETVQKSIVCLPLSPCYTETHSTEKDEFSALKAGLRKMKTFTDYVSAGRAKKASPEEESSDGRCSDRSTDPECNYPFYGDSPDDGDAEEQSEDSKDDSSIQPFSYETLASANFAGARGLSYSNTINDGQDEFWIYYSNSKLDVGCYYLESSHASISKQNLQLNSKRNILSWKKRKLSFRSHKAKGEPLLKRHYEEEGGDDIDHVRRQLSSSDESSSGWHKKAGFSSDGSSISEFGDDKFAIGSWECKEVTCRDRQLKLQTQVFFASIDQRSERAAGESACTALVAVVADWLHSNRDETPIKSEFDRLIGDGSLEWRNLCANEAYIEQFPDKHFDLETILQAKIRPLSVVPEKSFIGFFHPRLAEEDFDFLHGAMSFDSIWDEISLSASNCSSNDEPLVFIVCWNDHFFVLKVEEDAYYIIDTLGERLYEGCNEAYILKFDKDTTIVRLSKEGQALYENPTSDKMQPKNGQETSAEGTLLVQSNESENSEKEEVVCRGKESCREYIKSFLAAIPIRELEVDIKKGLMGSATFHHRLQIEFHYTRFLHPMAESPVAEETGDIQATTLADNSRDLF from the exons ATGGTGGTAAAGCTGATACGGTGGCCATCACGGCCCCCGTTGCCATCGAGGAAATTCGAAGCCATAATTTTCATTCACCGGATCGAAGGTCTATGTTCAGCTCAATCCGAGGGAGAAAAGGCATTGGTGTGTGAGATTAAGTGGAAAGGTCAGAAGGGAGCTTTGAGCTCGTTGAGACGCTCTGTAAAGAGAAATTTCACCAAAGAAGTGGGTGTTGGAGATGATGGGGTGGTGGAGTGGAACGAGGGGTTTCGGAGTTTGTGTAGTTTCTCGTCCCACAAGGAGGGTGTGTTTGTTCCATGGGAGGTCTCATTTTCGGTGCTCAAT GGTATGAAGGAAGGGTCCAGGAACAAGATTCCTGTTGTCGGAACTGCATCATTGAACTTAGCAGAACATGCTTTTGCAGCCGACAGAAGAGAGATTCAAATAAATGTTTCTGTCAAAGTCCCTGGTTGCGCTACTGAGACCAGTCCCTCTCTCTGT TTGTCTATCAGTTTATTGGAATGGATACCTGCTCTAGAACCTTCGGAGACGGTGCAGAAATCAATAGTGTGCCTTCCACTGTCACCCTGTTATACAGAAACTCACTCAACCGAGAAAGATGAGTTTTCGGCTCTTAAAGCTGGtctgagaaaaatgaaaacgttTACAGATTATGTCTCAGCCGGAAGAGCAAAGAAGGCAAGCCCTGAAGAAGAGAGCAGTGATGGCAGGTGCTCTGACAGAAGCACAGATCCTGAGTGCAATTATCCCTTTTATGGAGATTCACCTGATGATGGTGATGCCGAGGAGCAATCAGAAGATAGTAAGGATGATTCTAGTATCCAGCCATTCAGTTATGAAACACTGGCCTCCGCAAACTTTGCTGGTGCCAGAGGATTATCATACTCCAATACGATAAATGATGGTCAAGATGAATTCTGGATCTACTACAGCAACAGTAAATTGGATGTTGGATGCTATTATCTTGAGAGTTCACATGCATCAATTTCCAAGCAAAACTTGCAGCTAAATTCAAAGCGGAATATCCTTTcttggaaaaagagaaaactaaGCTTCAGGTCTCATAAAGCCAAGGGGGAGCCTCTTCTGAAAAGGCATTACGAAGAGGAAGGTGGGGATGATATTGATCATGTTCGTAGGCAGCTTAGCTCCTCTGATGAGTCCAGTTCTGGG TGGCATAAGAAAGCAGGTTTCAGTTCTGATGGATCATCGATATCTGAATTTGGGGATGACAAATTTGCCATAGGTAGTTGGGAGTGCAAGGAAGTAACCTGTCGTGACAGACAATTGAAGCTCCAAACTCAAGTCTTTTTTGCGTCAATTGATCAGAGGAGTGAACGTGCTGCTGGGGAGAGTGCATGTACAGCTCTGGTCGCAGTTGTTGCTGATTGGTTGCATTCCAACCGGGATGAGACTCCCATCAAATCTGAGTTTGACAGGCTAATTGGAGACGGATCATTAGAATGGAGAAATCTTTGTGCGAATGAGGCGTACATAGAACAGTTTCCTGACAAACACTTCGATCTTGAGACCATTCTCCAAGCTAAGATCCGTCCACTCTCTGTAGTTCCTGAGAAGTCCTTCATTGGATTCTTCCATCCAAGACTGGCAGAGGAGGATTTTGACTTCCTACATGGTGCCATGTCATTTGATAGCATTTGGGATGAGATCAGCCTTTCTGCATCAAACTGCTCGAGCAATGATGAACCTTTGGTCTTCATTGTATGTTGGAATGACCACTTCTTTGTCCTAAAGGTGGAGGAGGATGCTTACTATATCATCGACACTTTGGGGGAGAGGCTTTATGAAGGATGCAACGAGGCATATATCCTCAAATTTGATAAAGACACAACTATTGTACGATTATCAAAAGAGGGTCAAGCATTGTATGAAAATCCTACTAGTGATAAGATGCAACCTAAAAACGGCCAGGAAACTTCAGCGGAAGGGACTTTACTAGTCCAATCAAATGAGTCAGAGAACAGTGAGAAAGAAGAGGTAGTTTGTAGGGGGAAGGAATCATGCAGGGAGTATATTAAGAGCTTCTTGGCCGCAATACCCATAAGGGAATTAGAGGTTGATATCAAGAAGGGCTTGATGGGATCAGCAACTTTTCATCACAGGCTACAAATTGAGTTCCACTACACCCGGTTCTTGCACCCGATGGCCGAATCTCCAGTGGCCGAGGAAACAGGTGATATACAAGCAACCACGTTGGCAGATAATTCAAGGGACTTATTTTAA